In Microbacterium cremeum, a genomic segment contains:
- a CDS encoding lysophospholipid acyltransferase family protein, giving the protein MPRASQEKTRPSVFWPLAAVAAPLIALLFKLEIHGAEKLPREGAYVLAPNHYSEADPLAVALAVWKAGRAPRFMAKESLFRVPVLGWILRSTGMVPVARSSSASSARQTLETSETLVRLGRGVIVYPEGTLTREPDLWPMRGKTGAVRLALAAGIPVIPMAQWGVQQVMPRYGKLRLWPLRRRVTVLFGDPVDLSAFQADGQTASLTGATDKVMADIAGLLSQLRGEPAPAERWNPADHGQKETGRLEP; this is encoded by the coding sequence ATGCCGCGGGCTTCCCAGGAGAAGACCAGGCCGAGCGTGTTCTGGCCGCTCGCGGCCGTCGCCGCTCCGCTCATCGCGCTGCTGTTCAAGCTCGAGATCCACGGGGCCGAGAAGCTGCCGCGCGAAGGCGCGTACGTGCTCGCCCCGAACCACTACTCGGAGGCCGACCCGCTCGCCGTCGCGCTCGCGGTGTGGAAGGCCGGCCGTGCGCCGCGGTTCATGGCCAAGGAGAGCCTGTTCCGCGTGCCCGTGCTCGGGTGGATCCTGCGCAGCACGGGCATGGTCCCGGTGGCGCGGTCGTCCTCGGCGTCCTCCGCACGCCAGACGCTCGAGACCTCCGAGACGCTCGTACGGCTCGGTCGCGGGGTGATCGTCTACCCCGAGGGGACGCTCACGCGCGAGCCCGATCTGTGGCCCATGCGCGGCAAGACGGGCGCCGTCCGGCTGGCGCTGGCCGCCGGCATCCCGGTGATCCCGATGGCGCAGTGGGGCGTGCAACAGGTGATGCCGCGCTACGGCAAGCTGCGCCTGTGGCCGCTGCGCCGCCGCGTGACGGTGCTGTTCGGCGATCCGGTCGACCTGTCGGCGTTCCAGGCGGACGGGCAGACGGCGAGCCTCACCGGCGCGACCGACAAAGTGATGGCCGACATCGCCGGACTGCTGTCGCAGCTGCGCGGCGAGCCGGCGCCCGCCGAACGGTGGAACCCCGCCGACCACGGTCAGAAGGAGACGGGTCGCCTTGAGCCGTAG
- the murA gene encoding UDP-N-acetylglucosamine 1-carboxyvinyltransferase, with protein sequence MKSLLNVAAGETATPKPGEKEVAGEILAIRGGRPLTGRVEVKGAKNLVTKAMVAALLGETSSTLRDVPDISDVQVVRSLLEVHGVRVEDGEEEGTLHLDPSGAVTAHFEEIDAHAGASRIPILFCGPLLHLLGEALIPDLGGCRIGDRPINFHMDALRAFGAVVDKSYEGIRITAPNGLHGANIELPYPSVGATEQVLLTAVRAKGTTELRGAAIEPEIMDLIAVLQKMGAIISYEPNRVILIEGVETLRGYDHRAIFDRNEAASWACAALATDGDIFVGGARQQEMLTFLNVFRKVGGWFDVREDGIQFRRGGALKPVIVETDVHPGFMTDWQQPLIVALTQAEGQSVVHETVYENRLGFTHALNQMGADIVVHPHGIDAPDRRVARRALEQAAVINGPTPLHGADVVVPDLRGGYSYVIAALAAEGESVVRNIGIIRRGYEKFLTKLETLGADFDVIG encoded by the coding sequence ATGAAGTCGCTTCTGAACGTCGCCGCGGGTGAGACCGCGACCCCGAAGCCGGGAGAGAAGGAAGTGGCGGGAGAGATCCTCGCGATCCGGGGCGGACGCCCTCTGACCGGCCGCGTCGAGGTCAAGGGGGCGAAGAACCTCGTCACCAAGGCGATGGTCGCCGCCCTCCTCGGCGAGACGTCCAGCACGCTGCGCGACGTCCCCGACATCAGCGACGTCCAGGTCGTGCGATCGCTCCTCGAGGTCCACGGCGTGCGCGTCGAGGACGGCGAGGAAGAGGGCACTCTGCACCTCGACCCCAGCGGCGCGGTCACCGCGCACTTCGAGGAGATCGACGCGCATGCCGGGGCATCCCGCATCCCGATCCTGTTCTGCGGACCGCTCCTGCACCTTCTCGGCGAGGCGCTCATCCCCGACCTCGGCGGATGCCGCATCGGCGACCGCCCGATCAACTTCCACATGGACGCGCTGCGCGCGTTCGGCGCCGTCGTCGACAAGAGCTACGAGGGCATTCGCATCACCGCGCCCAACGGCCTGCACGGCGCGAACATCGAGCTGCCCTACCCGAGCGTCGGCGCCACCGAGCAGGTGCTCCTGACCGCGGTGCGGGCGAAGGGCACGACCGAGCTGCGCGGGGCCGCGATCGAGCCCGAGATCATGGACCTGATCGCGGTGCTGCAGAAGATGGGCGCGATCATCTCGTACGAGCCCAATCGCGTGATCCTGATCGAGGGCGTCGAGACGCTCCGCGGCTACGACCACCGCGCGATCTTCGATCGCAACGAGGCCGCGTCGTGGGCGTGCGCGGCGCTCGCGACCGACGGCGACATCTTCGTCGGCGGCGCGCGCCAGCAGGAGATGCTGACCTTCCTCAACGTCTTCCGCAAGGTGGGCGGCTGGTTCGACGTGCGCGAGGACGGCATCCAGTTCCGCCGCGGCGGTGCGCTCAAGCCGGTGATCGTCGAGACCGACGTGCACCCCGGGTTCATGACCGACTGGCAGCAGCCGCTCATCGTCGCGCTGACCCAGGCCGAGGGCCAGTCGGTGGTACACGAGACCGTGTACGAGAACCGTCTGGGCTTCACCCACGCCCTCAACCAGATGGGCGCCGACATCGTCGTGCACCCGCACGGCATCGACGCCCCCGACCGTCGCGTCGCCCGACGCGCGCTCGAGCAGGCCGCGGTCATCAACGGACCGACTCCGCTGCACGGCGCCGACGTCGTCGTGCCCGACCTCCGCGGCGGGTACAGCTATGTGATCGCCGCACTCGCGGCCGAGGGCGAGTCCGTCGTCCGCAACATCGGGATCATCCGCCGCGGGTACGAGAAGTTCCTCACCAAGCTCGAGACCCTCGGCGCCGATTTCGACGTCATCGGGTGA
- the leuD gene encoding 3-isopropylmalate dehydratase small subunit, producing the protein MDKFTTHTGIAAPLKRSAVDTDQIIPAVYLKRVTKTGFEDALFANWRQDPEFVLNQPAYAGASILVAGPDFGTGSSREHAVWALRDFGFKVVLSAKFADIFRGNAGKQGLVTGVVSESDVEAIWAALEAEPGASMTVDLQARTASVGALQVAFDIDDYTRWRLLEGLDDIGLTLREADKISQFEARREAWRPRTLPVP; encoded by the coding sequence ATGGACAAGTTCACGACCCACACCGGCATCGCGGCACCGCTGAAGCGCTCCGCCGTCGACACCGACCAGATCATCCCGGCCGTCTACCTGAAGCGCGTCACCAAGACCGGCTTCGAAGACGCCCTGTTCGCCAACTGGCGCCAGGATCCGGAGTTCGTCCTGAATCAGCCGGCGTACGCGGGTGCGAGCATCCTCGTCGCCGGTCCCGACTTCGGCACCGGCTCGAGCCGCGAGCACGCGGTGTGGGCGCTGCGCGACTTCGGCTTCAAGGTCGTGCTGAGCGCCAAGTTCGCCGACATCTTCCGCGGCAACGCCGGCAAGCAGGGACTCGTCACCGGCGTCGTCTCCGAGTCCGACGTCGAGGCGATCTGGGCCGCTCTCGAGGCCGAGCCCGGCGCCTCCATGACCGTCGACCTCCAGGCCCGCACGGCGAGCGTCGGCGCGCTCCAGGTCGCTTTCGACATCGACGATTACACTAGGTGGCGGCTTCTCGAAGGGCTCGACGACATCGGGCTGACGCTGCGCGAAGCAGACAAGATCTCGCAGTTCGAGGCGCGCCGCGAGGCGTGGCGGCCGCGGACGCTCCCTGTTCCGTGA